The genomic region ttcacaaaatcgcataaaatattacaacttaaaaATTATTACAGCATATTTTCATGTACATATTTTATAACATTCTGCTCTACTTCACACACAAAGTCATACCGAGCAGCTGATCTTTAtgcttttatttaagtttgtaataaatttaCTCCTCTTTGCCAAATTTAATTTCGGATACACAGTTAAATGCATTTCCCGACTTTCTAAACTTTACAAatgtttatgtatttttttatattattaaataatgtATGGTATGAAAGCGACTTACCTTGTGATGCTGGAATTACTTGAATATTCAACAGGAACAACAATGTACCAAAGTATAACCCCATGGTGGTATATCTGCTTTATCGATGAACCATCCTAAACTTGCGAGGGAATTGCATACGACTttgaacaaaaaacaaacaaaccagcCCATTCACAAAAGTGTACCAGATAACAAAAGTATTTACTATAAGACTAGCAATGTCACTAACTTAGATCGTTAAGCGTATATGACTACATCAGACAAATATAGATAGGTAGTAGAGACGAGCAAAGCTTAAAACAGCAGTTTACCGAAGGGACGCATTCTTCTAATGTAATGACCTCTAGCGAACTCAGTACAATTAACGTTCCTGTCAATTtcgacaaatatatatatatatatatatatatatatatatatatatatatatatatatatatatatatatatattaaaggacTTATTCCTCTTTTCTAACTTCAAAAAGTATTTTTAGTTTTTCCCCTTCCTCTACCCATCTTGCGCGAGATCTAATGATAGTACATTGAAGCTATAATTCTAATAAATTAGAAACTCGTTTTGAGCTTTCCCTAACAAAGTGTATCTGATCTAACCTGGCAATCTTACTTATAATCGCCTGATCTTCTCGCGGCGCTCGCTAGCCTTAACTTTTGAATATGTTATACTAAAAGATTAATTTTTAAAATCAAGAAATTCCCAgcgatatgtttatatattgcgattttcatttatatatatatatatactatttatttatatacttatCAATAGTATGATAGAACGTAATTAATTATACTTACCAACAGCGCAATCTTATAACTGCAAGGAACAGCGGTATCAGTCTGAGGTTTCTCTCCGCATATCCTGAGTATAGTCTTTCAAAAATGGTTGTTTACTTCAGCTTATTACGTATGGTGGATCTTATGTTACATGCAAAGAAATTAGTTACGGAAGCGCATAAGTTTTGCTGATGAAAGATATTGCAACATTTTGCcaaatgttatatttcaatacataaataaatcGTTTTATAGTAATAATTCAAAACGAGAGGGGAAATAAAACAGGAACGGGCTGTGTTCGTGACACTGTGAACTGTATGTGTCTTTATACGTTTCCTGCAACTGCAGCTGCTTGATACTTGGCGGTGTTTAAGTTTAGTTCCTTTATTGATGTGGAGTGGCGGATCAATTTTGAGGCCTTATTTAACTTTTGATATCAGAAGTTGAATGATCGAAGTAGGTATGTGGGCAGCAACAACAAAGTGTTTCGAGGGACGCGGCATTTGTAACCGACGGTAACGGAGGATAGTTTGGTGGACATTTCAGCAAGTGATGTTTAAGCACCGTTTACGTGTTTTATCTGAATCGTACGCTTAGTatactactcaaaacatttattCTGCTTGCTTGAATAAAAACATAGGGCCTAATCTTGATTGTTGGAATTATAACGTCATTTCCCTGGCTTCTGTAAACGGGTATACAAGAGTTATATACTCAGTAAAGGACATCACTGTAGTAGCAGTAAAGGACATTAATGTAGTCATTAGTTGACATCTTCAAAAAATCCAGATTCATATATTTAGAAGTATATAGTGTTGGGTGGTATACATGAACCGACAGTATAACTCCAACGCAgttcaatttgaaaatttttcttGTTAGTCTGTGTACGGTCTAGTTGGCAGTGTGTGGTCTAATGGAGGGAAAATTGGTGACCATGAGAGaatttatttgatattaatgtaCGGTAACGGTaatgaaatatcacaaaatttaaaaagaaaacggCTACCTTTTGCGTCATATTCCAACAATATTGGATACCATTTTTAGGACGAAAACACTTTTAGACGTTGCTATGACAAAAGAGAAAACAACTATTACCAGCATATACTTCAATTCTGTTCAAATTAATTTTCCACCGATATTATGCCATTTACGAAACATGATAGTGACCTAATTGTACGTTTTGAATGACACAGCTTAGGAGTCAACCAATACATCGTTTACAGCTATAGTAACCGTGGTAACAAGAATTAAGATTCTGACACAACCTCAGGATACCAgcataaaaacaaagaaaagaaaggaattgatataGGGCCTATGCCATTATCTTCCAGTTAGATTTCAACATATATTAGACACAACATATTTACGAACGTTTGCATACTTGCTTCCTGTAAGCTCAATGTATCCGACAATGTAATTTTAACCCTCGTAAATCGAAATATGTGCATATGAAACTTACATGTGAAACTTACATGATACATATACACCGTATGCATATATTGAGACAAAGAGACGCCTTACCTCATCTCATAAAGTACAAAACCGTATAAGCACACTACAGAAGCAGGTATGGGCATGCCATATAGAATATGTTCGATATACATGGTATACCCTGCCGTTAGCGAGTTACACGTTGAACCCCATGCACGGCATGTCATATGTTATATGATCAGCGTATGTCATATACGTACACCGGTATCATTATGTTACATAATTATGCGGCTAAATGGGCAAGGCGTTCCGTGATACAGTTTAAATTGTGTAAGCAAAATCCATTATTATGAACAATTAAGAATCTAAAGTTACTCTTCGTGCATGGTAAACATGGAGATATTATACACAACTTTCAACATAAACAGAGTtatacttttcttttctatcgGTCAGTAAGTGACATTTACTGTTTCAGTTACAAATTATGGTTGGATAGAAAAACATTGCTGCGATATATACGATTCCGTataaacattgttttttatgaaaacttctaagaggggggggggagggaggagatgGGGGAACATGATTTCCTCAGCGGCCACACTTTGCCCAATCTGTGCTGATGACAACCATAATATAGAGCTCTCAATGGAAATGTTATTTTTGTGTAATGCTGATTAACGTATATATAAGTTAGCGTATAAAGTCGCCGCCTATCATGCCCGCAAAGAGTTATAGAGTATATAGATCACGGTACACGTATTGTAACTGTATGGGGGCTTTAGCGGCAATGACGTATACTTACccacatgaataaacatgacaaATAGATGCCAGCCTGCCTCAGTTGTATGAATGGCAATGAGTTCAACAAGCGTGACTGCATTTTATTGTTTCGGCTTGTATTTTTTAGGGGGACGGTAGGTAACCCGCACCGATGCACCTCTATAGAAACTGGTCAACCTgttagtgaaatatatatataactagcCTATATATTTACCACACGCACGCACGTATACAATGAAAAATCCGACCGTGTTAGGACACAATAGTTCAGTACACGGAATACTTGTGATCTTGTTCTCTGAAACAACCAAATACTATACCAATATATATAGGATTATATATAAGATAACTTTAAAAAGTTAGAGTTGATTAGTGACAATAACTGTTTGTGTTTATCATGACTAGAAGACCGCATCGATTTATCGGACATTATTTGTACGTTGAGCTATGGAACCATCACTCACAGCATAAATGATGCGATTTTTAGTGTGCAACTTAGAAGATGGATAAGGCGTTTTTATCAGGGATGTTAGTCGTCCTCTGCTTAATACATATTACACAAGGTAAGTTTGATATAGAACCTAGAATGTAGTGATAGCGTAACTAGCTGGAGGTGAAAGCCAGTCAACAAGGTAGACTATTGTAATACACAATGTATGTAGTTTCATGTATCTTTGCGTATAGGCCAGGGCacctttgttattttttaaagtaataCGCTTTTCACTTCTGTCTGTTTTACTTCGatacaaatttacaataataTAGCCTAGACACATGTATAAATGGTTGATTCGCGAATTCACTATAGGTTAATGAAGCAATGAACATTGGTATTCTCAAGTTTATGCCACAGCTTTTTGTAATGGTAAAGAAATCCTCATCTCATGAGTATAGAAAATAGTACACTTATTTTCTCCAAACTTTGTTCAAATCGAAATGGACTTCTGgcatttaaattaataatacatatatgataCAGAGCTTGTGAAATGAAGTACCGTATAATTGAAAAGCAGCCGGTCTCAAGGTTAATTGCTTCATTTGCTGTGATTTAAAATGCTGCAGTTATTCAAGTTATTTATCGTATATGGACTGACTATACTCTAGCGGTCCTCAGTCAAAATGTTCACGCCCCACGACCCCAAAACATAGTTTCATGGGGGCCGTGGGCCACGACCCCAGACTCCATTGCTCAGATTGAATCGGTGTTTAGAATTAATGCATTATTATGATGGCGCTGCAACTCTTTTTCAGTTACTTCTGAAAAATACAACTATGTAAGCCGCAAAGAAACTATGTAAAGGTAAAAACTTCATTGCTTTATGGCATCTGTCTATCTCTGTACGACTATACCAATCAATTACCGAGGTATATAAAAAGGTTTTCGAATCTTATAACCAAATCTTATACCCTGGACAATACATAGTTCAATTCTGTAACGGTGATATGATAGCGTATAGCAAGAGCGGGGAGAAAAATATGAGAGGGCGCTGTTGGAAACGGACACAACGCTTTACAATTATTAGTTCTAAgccttttatttcatttttgtttgttttatcacTACGTAATAAAAAGGATTTATTAATACACACGCCTTTCAAAGAGATCAAATTGCTATTGGAATTGCTTCACCGTCGCTTTCTGGattttctcatatatatatatatatatatatatatatatatatatatatatatatatatatatatatatatatatatatatataagttcgATGTGGTTTTACGATATGTCAATAGATATTGGCTACCGACCAACGCCATATAATTATATGTAACAGGGTAGTACTTGCATGCTAACACTTCACCGAAACTCTTGATTGCTTAGTTTGTAGATCACTTGACTTCGGTGCTCGCATATCACTGAATCAATACCTCGTCCCTAGCCACAAATGTTCtcattccttttgttttatgttcaaatatatcaaataatatGTGAGGATGTACACATTCAATGCTAATAGGGTGATGACAAATAGTGGTGAAACAAATTCTCTTTGTCAGCTTGTCTGGTAGGCCACTCCTTGTACACCACAGTATAACCAAATAAGTTACTTAAACCACAGTATAACCAAATAAGATATTTAAACCACAGTTTAAccaaataacatatttaaacCACTGTAtaatcaaataacatatttaaacCACAGTATAACCAAATAAGATATTTAAACCACAGTATAACCAGATAACATATTTAAACCACAGTGTAACcaaattacatatttaaaaaagTAAGATACTAAGTAAAAACGAACAGCAAATGCTAAGATAAGTAGTAAATATATGGATATAGTCTGTAACTTCTAAGATAGCAATATATACTGAATGACGAAAACAGTCCTACATATCTGAAATTAATGTACTGTGCCAATTAATCCCAATGAGAATTCGCACGTATTCTCAGACAATTTTTTCAGCGGATATTCGTTCCCTCGCAAACTTTAGTTACCATCAGTTTCGTAATCATTCTGCCAAGttataaacttttttttgaCCGATTTTGACACCGTGTTGAGCATCACTGATTACGGCAGTCATATCACTTGACGGTGTAATATGCTTATAACGTTTCTTTTGTGAATCTtatattaccatagcaaccagaATCACATCCCTCCATGTTATCGCCGATTCGTCTTCATCTGTAGTCGTTACATGGGAAAAAATCGATACCGACAAAGTGAACACCGCGATATACGCTAATATATCGTACAGACAGGAGTACGATGACGATCAAATGTGGACATCTGTGGTAAGCTTGGATCAACGATAATCGATAAGTACATATCTTTCGACATCGATTAATCGACTAACTCGCAATTTCAATCGTATTCCGCTAATGGCTgccaaatattaacaaaatggtTTATTTCTTATATTATTCGACGCCGTACATATGAAGGAACTGTATGTGAATATGCCTTTGAACACTAAACTGGCATGCGCTATAGTTGCATCCTTACTCCAGTTCAGGAAACATATAGACCATATAAATCTCGGCAATgaaccttttttcttcttcaaatttgacGCCATCAGCAACCATTAACATTGAAACTTTACGGGTAGTGAGATAATGAGGGGGTGTGCGAAGTAAACGTTATCGGTGCAGACACATTTCCtagttattatttatttaatgtttatttcatttcattatttgcCATAGGATCGTGTAAATATCAACGAGGGATACAAAGTCATAAATGATTTGAAATACCCATATGGTTTGACATGTGTTCGTTTGACTGCCTATGACGTCACTGGAGGTCTTCTTGACTCACCAGGTCAGACTTGCAACAGAACGTTTGGAGAAGGTTTGAACATTTTGTAactttatatttcttatatGGAACAGCTTGATTCCTTATCATAAATCAGAATGTGTCTTGTCTGTCGGGGAAGGCGGAAAGAAGTGTGTGTatcggaggaggaggaggggggttgGGTAACCCGAAATGGGCGGGAATGGGTGGGGTGCATTCCCTTGCCAATATTTGGTCAATATAAGGCTAAATGTATGAAACAGATACAACAAAAGATGTACTTGCGATCATGTGATTCTGTTTAAAAGAGTTTCTAAGTCTAGAAGAAACGTAATGCAATGAGGTTGTTTCCCCAAATGTTTCGTTTTTCTTCCTTTAGCGCCATCAAGTTCACCACAAGGATTTACAGCTTACTGTAAAGTCCTCCCTAATGATCATACACTGCGAGAGGCAACTTTCCGTTGGCaggtttgttttgaaataataaagtattttATAGTGATTGACAAAACGTGTATCAGAATGCTAATTACGAATGCTAATTAATGCAACACATGTTATTGATATTGGTAAATTTCGATTCTGTTCTCATATCCAGGAAGATACataaaagttaaaagttaaagttgaaggtttacagtcttgtatgaggctaatgcctcctcacaagactttacaacttaacccttggtcattggtaacttgtcacacccacacaccaaagtgtgcacaattcaaacaatctctcctggggcaccacagtgcatcacaaccacgtgtcccccgggggacttcctatagggtgcagccacaaaccggcgcacgcaactatatttacaagttacctcgcaggtccccatttatacacctgggtgaagagaggcaatggagataaagcgccttgcccaaggacacaacgcaatgatctggccagggctcgaacctgtaatccttagatcacaagtccactgccttaaccacttgaccacaacgccctcccaTATACATATAGTTCAGAGCCATGTGTATTTTTAATAAGGAACAAAAAGTAGTTTTGcttgagaaagaaaaacagaattcCAATTTCATTCTTCTTGGCTGGTCATTATTTTGTGAACGAAATGTTTCGAATCGAACACAATCTTTTAAGTACCCTCTATGTAATATTCATTTGGTAACAACATAATCTAATAGCTACTCTTTTCTTCGCTAAATTATGaccatattttaaataaaacttgTTGACTGGGCCTGTATTAATAATCACGCATACGAAATGGGCGTCCagaagttttattcaaatgtagGTCAAAcgttcttcattttcaagttataacactcatgaatatgtatgagaCCATTAATCTCAGTCCACAATATATTACTCACATACATGTGGTGCCGTCGAATATTTTCAGCCTGTTCCTGTTGACTGTCAGAATGGTGTCATCACAGGTTATCAGCTTACcctcaggtcaaaggtcacacacAATTGCAATGACGAATGTTATGCCAGTTTCATCTTGGATTCGAACACAACACGCTTTCATGTACCGGGTATGTAACTAtataaacagaaaacaaatagAACTGTgaggagagagggggggggggattggtaACAAGGAGGGGTACGAAAGTGAGGTTGGTAGGACTCATCGAAATGCTTGCGCATTATTACTGGCGTTTCGGAGGCTACAGGCCCTGTGCATGGGGTCAAATaggttgagggggggggtggggggagggtatGAAGGATCAGCAGGAACATATGGGAAGAGCAGTGTGTTCTCATCTTCATCATGGAAACACAAGAGTGTAAAGAGGGGGACAGGAAAGTATGGTGACGTTATTAACCCCGGATGGCCCGACGTGGGTAACGAAGTCGACTTGTCTATGCCATTACCCGGaatatgttgttgtttattcATGTTGCAACGATCTACATAGGTATAAGCCGGCTGTTTTAAAGCTAATAGAAATGAAGTTACTATATGGTTTAATGTTTAGGTTGAATCTAGTTTAACAACCTATATCCTGTTAAAACTATCATAGAAATTGGATTGGTATAGATCTATGGGTAAACGGTAATATCTAGGCTTTTCTTTGCAATTTTGGAGACGTGGTGAACTGGATGCGAAATGAACCCAACATTAAGCCCCAcccccatcataaaatgttcAGCGGACGAAAACGTAGTAATTTTAGTAACATATTAACctaacaatattttaaaaatatgcaagTATCAAGTTAAAATAGTTAATTAATCAAGTGAAAAATCGTTACCTTTACCTTaacaattataaaaataatataggtGATGATTATTTCCGATATTGTTTTATTGGACAATAGGTGGATTGTCAACGAGGATTACTTACATAGCGAGTTTAGTAGCTAACAACAGTTACGGCGAATCCCCTCCTACACTCTACCAGTTACAACCTATCCATACGAAACGTAAGTATACAGACAAGCATTGAGAGAAAGCCAGATTATATTTTCCGTTATttcacagaaaataaaaaataaaacagacgTCTGACGTCATGCATACGAAATGGAAATCTTGGAGGGGCTTCGcaactcctcccccccccctcccaccgaTATTACTAAAAAAAGAGCAGCAAACAATATAAATCCATTTCACAACTAAGCACCCTGAATAATATTcaacaatttctcaaaggggatgAGGATATACCCCTATAACTCATATACCCCTCACCCATAAGATCCTCCCTAGGGGGTCGTCAAGAGACGAAAACTGCTGTACACCACTCCCCCATAAGATCCGCCCTTAAGGTATACGTTCAGGTTCATTTCTAAAAGTTATCAAGCGGCATACACATTTTCCTGGACTGATAGTAGTTTTTTTTAACGGTCTAGAACTTATCAAAATGCATTCAGTGTCGCAAGTCATCCTTTTTGAAAACTACTGGCAGATAAAAGATAAGTGAGATATACGATGAAGAACCGAACGGTTTGAACAAGCTACTCACCAACTCAGAGacgaaaagaacaaaaaactcTCTCTGTGAATGAAGAGAGCTTAAAAGTACCCTAGCTGCCACCCCCACTTTCGAGTCATCGCCCTCTGCATTTAATTCATTCTTCATTCATTTCAGCCTCGTCGGACAGAATGAACACACTGGTATTCCTAGCACTGGTCATTCTTGGGATACTGATGGGTGCCTGGTGGGCCAAACAGGACCAGACGTCGGGACAGAATAGGAGGAATAATACTGACCTATACAAGGACTCTAGTGCCTTCCGTGTTAACCGAACCAGACGTACTGGGGTAGTTAAGAACTCacatgtaaataataataataataataatattgtaagAGTGTAGTAGATATAGACACAGTCAAGTATTACGAGTTCTGACCCCACCAAAGAAAAAATGGACAAATCCTAACAACGTACCCAACTGTTGCTAAATCACCTCAGTACAATTTTCAACGCACTGCGGCGAACTCTCTGGAATTGTCGATTCTATCCAGAGGGGAAGTAAATCTTGGTTGTTAAAGAAATATCACAATTCAATTTACTGATATGCAATAACTGCCATGTGcttcttgaaaataaaaacatcaacaaacaacaacaacaacaacaacaagaaactGAACTGATGGTGACGTACTTATATATGCTTGATTTTACTTCCATGTTGAAcaatgtaaataataaaatccctaacatatttacattcatgaataatcatgaacTATCGCAGTCAAATCTATAGCAAataaatagagaaaaaaaatatagaagaagtaagaaataaaataacaacaaatcaAACAAACCAAAAAGGTTGTAAGTAGATTGAAGGAATACGTTTAAATAACACAAGTCTCTTCTATAATGACAAACTAATTAAATTTTAAGTTAGTTATTTGAATTGATGgttcttttttattgttttatggtCTGATCATTGTTGCCATTGGCTACTCTTGTTTTACTCTCATActttcgttgttgttgttttcattacGGTTAGTTTCCTGAGGCTTTTATATTTTCgttgttttgaaataatcgtATAAAAGAcaattatattttgtaattaatCTTTGACCTGTACCCATCCATACCCTCCCCATATATACACGGTTCTGACTTTAATCAAAGTCCAATTAAAACGACTGTACCatttattaacaaaatatcTCCTTCCAAAATCATTTCATACAAAGTGTACATACAAAATTTTCACCCCCGCCCTAATCTTTTAGCTATTAAGTATTATTAGTTATACCTCTTATTATCGTACGTCCATTTCAACAGTGTTTTCAATAACCTATTTCGATGTCCTAACCACCGGATATTTAAATCTTGCTTATTTacatttacaaaattttaattaaagtcTTTCCAATTTCTTTGAAggtatttcaatattttcaatatatgcaatatatttctATTCGTTAAGTGAGCTAAAATGAAGTTAACAACTTTTTTTCGTTATTTCTTATATTCCATTGTTGTTTTGTTCATAATGATTTGATATTTCTGACGTCGCTGGGAATGAGGGTCTCCCAAGACACATATGAAGTTAAACCAAGAAGAACGCTTGATAATGTGCTTCTGTTTCGTCTAATTTCTTACttcggcgggggggggggggcaccaattCCAAACAGGGTTGTTGGATGTGTAGTTGGGGTAAAGGACGGAGGGTAGGGGTGGGTGCGGGGATGTTGCATGGTTGGAAGATTCTGAAATGTTTTTTAGGTAAAGATAACGTTACCCTCAGGATTCTCGGTATCCTGTAATTCCTACAAATTTGAAGACGATTGACATAAGTTAGTACCTTAAATTGAACTATACACGCAAAACCAAAAATAAGAGTAACAGGTCACAGGTATAGATATGCGCGTTAATATTTCATAAGTATATATAGCGGTTCTTTTCATCAAATGGGATGAAGACCAAAGCAAAATCATTGTTTATtgcaatattatattttccattttttttaaaaaggttCTACTTTTGTAACAAATGCATGATCGGATTTTGTAATGTTAATactatttgatattattttgataCCGCACAATATTCGTCGGAAAGTTTTGGAACCGtagaaacaaatatttacattttttattaaaCTCTCGGAAATTTATTTTGCGCCTCATTATTGCATCACCCGCGTGTCATGAAATAACTCAACCAGAAGTATACCGTAGTTTGATATTTAAAATTCAGGCAGCCTATATTGTCTTTACTGCATCTTTATGTAATTATACGAAACTAAAACAAAGCCCCGTAAATTACCAACACTATCTTTATAATGATATGAAACTAAAACAAAGCCCCGTAAATTACCAACACTAAAGCAACATAGACATAGTAAATCAAGAAACGGAGACTAACCGCTCGATTAAATTGTCTGTTTCTTGtaataaaaaagaagagaacgaaaaaaaaaagaatcagtcaaccactgtatatatatgagtATCGTGAATGATTAAATTGACTGATTTCCTGAAATACATTAAAGGATTGTTGTAAGTGTTATTATAATAAACAAGCGATTAAATTGTAGTTATAATAGTTTCATATAAACACATTATCATAATTACCTTTGTTAAATTGATTAGAGAACTTACAACAGAGGTACATGTATACTGTTATACGATATACTGCCCAGGATATGTGATTTCGTAGGAAGAGGTCTCTCGATGAACCTAAATTAGACGAGCGGATATGAACCGCCTCTCACAccaaccccttcccctccctctgcCTAATGAAAGATCTTGCTACGTCACAGATGACGTAGTATGGGCATGATTAGACGATACTCCGCCATAATTGTAGAACGTCTTCAAGTTTCTGTAATCGCTCCGTttgagtaggcctactgtatatgtacGTTAAACCCTACCAAAACTTGACATTGTCCCCCCAAAAATGTTAAGATtaccatatatattttaagCTTATCTAATGACATCCTTATTTTGGGCATTCGTATGTTATCACCGACTTAATCGTGGATCAACTGGTGGTAGAAATGAAAGtcaattttctctttttgccGTTCTTGCGGTATCATTTACCACATTTCCGTTATAATAGGAAGTTATGACCATTTAAATAAGTACAACGACACTTCGTTTACCCTAAAAGGAGTTACGTTGAGTATATTACTTTCAATTCGTGCACCCTCGCATGTATTCACAATATTGCACAATTGAGTTAGTCAAGTTAAAAAGCTGGATCAGCTAATGTCCGTATAGTGTTGACATAAGCTGTTCAACGTATATCATAACATTGAATCGTCTCCAGTCTCATCATACGGTACTTGTTTACATGGACACATTGCCATATACTAAACCCTGCAGCCTGTGTTACAGTATATGTTTATTAAGGTTCTCTTTTTGCAGTGAGGCCATTAGTGGTCGCCTTTTTGGATAAATGGCGATGTTTCGTTCACCGATAATAACTGTTTTGCTTCTTGCATTAATCAACATTACTTTTGGGAAACTGATGGATTTCAatttaggcctatatgcacATTGCCTGGAGGTCACTACCAATGTCACGTTAACTTGCGGACAACAAGATATGGCCTTTACTCTAGGTAATATGGATACCATAGAGCCTGGAACGAATAGGCCCAACCGATTACTAACCTCGCATACATCGAATAGTTGCGATGAAAAGTTGCTTGCTGGTAACAACGACATAAGATTATATAGCTGTTCCACAGACGGTACTGAGGTAACTTTCATCTTTCAAAGTTTATCTTGTAGTGTAAACAATGAACAGGTTGACTATTCTTTCATTGATTGCTACGTAGATGACCGTAAATCGCGGTTCTGG from Apostichopus japonicus isolate 1M-3 chromosome 2, ASM3797524v1, whole genome shotgun sequence harbors:
- the LOC139975408 gene encoding protein sidekick-2-like; its protein translation is MDKAFLSGMLVVLCLIHITQATRITSLHVIADSSSSVVVTWEKIDTDKVNTAIYANISYRQEYDDDQMWTSVDRVNINEGYKVINDLKYPYGLTCVRLTAYDVTGGLLDSPGQTCNRTFGEAPSSSPQGFTAYCKVLPNDHTLREATFRWQPVPVDCQNGVITGYQLTLRSKVTHNCNDECYASFILDSNTTRFHVPGGLSTRITYIASLVANNSYGESPPTLYQLQPIHTKPSSDRMNTLVFLALVILGILMGAWWAKQDQTSGQNRRNNTDLYKDSSAFRVNRTRRTGVVKNSHVNNNNNNNIVRV